In one window of Streptomyces sp. NBC_01224 DNA:
- the gap gene encoding type I glyceraldehyde-3-phosphate dehydrogenase, which translates to MTRIAINGFGRIGRNVLRALLERDSALEIVAVNDLTEPATLARLLAYDSTAGRLGRPVTPDGDALVVDGRRITVLAEREPAQLPWAELGVDIVLEATGRFTSAKAARAHLDAGTKKVLVSAPSDGADVTLAFGVNTDAYDPAVHTIVSNASCTTNALAPLAAVLDELAGIEHGFMTTVHAYTQEQNLQDGPHRDARRARAAGVNIVPTTTGAAKAIGLVLPNLDGKLSGDSIRVPVPVGSIVELNTTVARDVTRDDVLAAYRAAAEGPLAGILEYSDDPLVSSDITGNPASSIFDSALTRVDGRHVKVVAWYDNEWGFSNRVIDTLEFLATR; encoded by the coding sequence ATGACTCGCATCGCCATCAACGGATTCGGCCGCATCGGACGCAATGTGCTGCGCGCACTGCTGGAGCGCGACAGCGCCCTCGAGATCGTCGCCGTCAACGACCTGACGGAGCCCGCCACTCTCGCCCGGCTGCTCGCCTACGACAGCACGGCCGGCCGGCTCGGGCGCCCGGTGACCCCCGACGGGGACGCCCTCGTCGTTGACGGCCGTCGGATCACGGTGCTGGCCGAGCGCGAACCGGCGCAGCTGCCGTGGGCCGAACTCGGCGTCGACATCGTCCTGGAAGCCACCGGCCGCTTCACCTCGGCCAAGGCCGCCCGGGCCCACCTCGACGCGGGTACGAAGAAGGTACTCGTCAGCGCGCCGTCGGACGGCGCCGACGTCACGCTCGCTTTCGGGGTCAACACCGACGCCTACGACCCGGCCGTGCACACGATCGTCTCGAACGCCTCCTGCACCACCAACGCGCTCGCGCCGCTGGCCGCGGTCCTCGACGAACTCGCCGGTATCGAACACGGGTTCATGACGACGGTGCACGCCTACACACAGGAGCAGAACCTGCAGGACGGTCCGCACCGCGACGCCCGTCGCGCCCGAGCCGCCGGCGTCAACATCGTGCCGACCACGACCGGCGCCGCCAAGGCGATCGGCCTGGTGCTGCCGAACCTCGACGGCAAGCTTTCGGGCGACTCGATCCGCGTACCGGTGCCGGTGGGCTCGATCGTCGAACTCAACACGACCGTCGCCCGCGATGTGACGCGCGACGACGTGCTGGCGGCGTACCGCGCCGCAGCGGAGGGGCCGCTCGCCGGCATCCTCGAGTACTCGGACGACCCGCTCGTGTCGTCCGACATCACGGGCAATCCCGCCTCGTCGATCTTTGACTCGGCCCTCACCCGCGTCGACGGCCGCCACGTCAAGGTGGTCGCGTGGTACGACAACGAGTGGGGCTTCTCGAACCGCGTGATCGACACGCTCGAGTTCCTCGCCACCCGCTGA
- a CDS encoding alpha/beta hydrolase, producing the protein MQFTSEQRLDDGVLEREFTLGEIPGILWTSGSAPAPLILIGHNGGLHKRESRLVARARHSAAEYGYAVAAIDHPGHGDRPRSAVDEQARADLRRAMAAGEPVDEIFESFIVPLVEKAVPEWRTTLDALLSLPEIGGPVGYSGMTAIGIRLAVVEPRISAAGFFAGGFVPRAQREEARQVAIPLQFLLQWDDEGNDRQLALDLFDAFGTKEKTLHANMGGHAGTPWFEVDDGDRFFARHLK; encoded by the coding sequence ATGCAATTCACTTCCGAACAGCGCCTCGACGACGGCGTCCTCGAACGCGAATTCACCCTCGGCGAGATCCCCGGCATCCTGTGGACGTCTGGATCCGCACCTGCCCCGCTGATCCTGATCGGCCACAACGGCGGCTTGCACAAGCGGGAATCGCGGCTGGTGGCCCGGGCCCGGCACTCCGCGGCGGAGTACGGCTACGCGGTGGCCGCCATCGACCACCCCGGGCACGGCGACCGGCCCCGTTCCGCCGTCGATGAGCAGGCCCGCGCCGACCTCCGCCGGGCGATGGCGGCCGGCGAGCCGGTCGATGAGATCTTCGAGTCCTTCATCGTCCCGCTGGTCGAAAAGGCGGTCCCGGAATGGCGGACCACCCTGGACGCCCTCCTTTCGCTGCCCGAGATCGGCGGCCCGGTCGGGTACTCGGGGATGACCGCCATCGGCATTCGGCTGGCGGTGGTCGAACCACGCATCTCGGCCGCCGGTTTCTTCGCCGGGGGTTTCGTGCCCCGCGCCCAGCGCGAGGAGGCCCGGCAGGTCGCCATTCCGCTGCAGTTCCTGCTGCAGTGGGACGACGAAGGGAACGACCGGCAGCTGGCCCTGGACCTGTTCGACGCCTTCGGCACCAAGGAGAAGACGCTGCACGCCAATATGGGCGGGCACGCCGGCACCCCGTGGTTCGAGGTGGACGACGGAGACCGGTTCTTCGCCCGGCACCTGAAGTGA